The genome window AGACATGACAAGCAGTAGTTTAAGAAAGTATGCAGTAGTATAAAAAGGTAGACATGGCATGCATAAGTTTAACATGGAAAAAACTAGTACAAAGATGATTTTCTGACGATGTCAAAATTTTAGAAGCAAATAATACCAGTGTAATCTGCCCATTATCACAACTCATCATCTTCTCCATGTTTGCCTTGAAATTCCACCTTAGAACTGACATTAAGGAGGTTTCTTTCACCAACTCTAAACCCGAAAATGATCTGTCCAAATATAGGCAATATCAACAATATTGCTACTAGTAATACTATTTAGATGTGCAGTACGAAAATGCTGGAAAGTAATCTGCATTATTATGAAGATAAGAATTTCACCTGATTTCTATTACTCCGCTCTGGAACAGCAAAACCACTCCACAAATGTTTCCCTGTTTCCTAAAAGTTGAAGCCCAACAGCAAGGTTTTGCATGTTTCACTTTACAAATGGTTTTGTTGTTTCCCTAAGGAAGATATATTAGTTGGACTGCAAACAGAGTAAATCATTGttgaaagtaaaaacaaaaaaaggcaaTGGAGCTACCTGAATAACATTCTTTGTAGAGTATAAGTGCAATGAATCCTCacaacaaagcaaaataaatgaatCCAGCAATTTTTCTCTGGTTAGTGTGTTAACTGAAGAGTGATGCTCATTATTATGTGAACTAATCCCTGTTGAAGTTGTTGTATGTTCAGATTCATTCTTGGCTATGAAATTTTGGTCAGACTCCAGCTGCTTTCCATCTGTTAAGCCAGGTACAGAAGGACTGCCAtctgttgaaaaaaataaaaataaaattccagaaCTTATTTGTGAAAGTCAAatacaaagaaacaaaactctTATTTACTTCTACTTTAAGATTATACTTGCCTATAACATACATAGAAATTGCAACTGATTTCTTTTTTGGATGCCATGGATGGGAGCTGATCATGCTACCGGTTCCACCATCAATCATATAAAGAGTTGCATCCTTGGTAAGGAAAAACATGACTTGCTCTGTAGGGTTGATTGGCATATTAGAATCTGAATGCTTTGGGCTTTTCACAAGGCTACAAGTATTTATACATTCAACCCAATTCACTGAAATGACTGGCGAGCAAGAGCTGGATACAGATTCTGTAGAGAACAAAACTGCTAATGAACTCATATCAAGTACAACCACCTGAAATGAAAGCATACAAGACAAGAATTCATATgaacaaagaaactaaaagcCCCAGTCAACAAACTTAGCatgaaaacaatcaaaacaacataATACAAATGACAAGATAGACAATACTCACACGACCACATTCAAGCCCCACAGCAAGCTTGGCTCCATAATTAGCAAACTGTAGTGCAAGAATAGGAGaattgagaagagaaaaaacagcTCTAAGTGGAGGACCTTTCCCTTGAGGCATCGTGTGAACTATGAGACGAATAATAAATCTATTAGTTTGAGCAAGTAGAGATTTAATGATACTTTCTCAAAACAAATGCAATATCAATGATCCAGTGACAAGAAATGAACTGTCTGCAGTGAAAGGACCATGTAAATGAGGAACTTTTCTATCTAACTGAAAATGGAAAGCTTTTTCAGTAATAGTTTCCATACAGATGGCTGAAATCAATTAAATGATGAAGTAAGCTTGCCATTTTTCTATCTGCAGCAGTTTGCATATGATTAGTGACTAATAGTGGTTACAATCTAGCGAGCTGGAAAATCAAATGAGGTAACAAAAAGATTATGTTCTTAGAGTTGAAAGCCATCATGTCACGAAGTCAATTGctcaaattcttagcaatttgaAAACCTTTTCCAATATgtactattttgaaaaaaattctgaCATTTTAAAACCAGTTTTAACAACAGGCCAATtgcaaaaatttgaaattttagcaTAGTCAATATTCCATGTATGAATTTCTTTTTGCAATTGATATTGGATAATGAGCAGGAATTCTATTTTTGTCTGGATGAAAGTTCATAACTCATCTCGAAACAGAAAGTAAAGCTGGATCTCAAATTTGGACTCTCTTGCCAAAGAAAGTTaatgtttgaagaaaaaaaagtctgtGTGCTTCTAGAGAAGGACCTCCTACAACTTACCTTCATGTTTAGTATCTATGAGAAAGTGGAAGGTAGTCTCATCTGAGCTGCCATCCAGGTTATAAATGCGAACCTATACATCAATGACATAGGTATGgtaaatacagaaaaaaatgaCAAGTACACATTAGTTAGAAGGCAAAAGAAAAACCACTAAAGAAACATCTCTGACCAGTCCACATTTGTTGCCAACAGCCAGACTTAGTGTTAGGGAACAGAAGTCTAAATTCGTCACTGGATCACTAAATCCAGCCACTTCTATGTTTTCAACCTGACAATCATATGAAactaataagaataaaaaatatgcgTTCAACCTAAGAGCAACAATTTCATGGATAATGATAAATGAATCTCAAACCTCGCCTTCTACAATGCAAATAAGTGATAAGGCAGGATATGTGGCATCCCATAACCGTACAGATCCATCTAGATAACCTGCTATGTACACTCTCTCAACACCAGTATGTTCTGTGAATGACAGATGACTGGGCACACCCCCAGTCAAGGGCCAATTTGCAGAACCACCCTGGAATGGTGTGGATCCGCGTTTTGTAGCTGAGGCTATCTGAGAGATAATTTAGCATATGAAATGCTTTAATGACAGATTAACAGAAACTAAACATTTCAAAACAGAATAATTTAGGAGTCTAACATACCTCGGAAAACATCTTTGATGAGTTTCCTCCTGAGGGTAACGTAATGAACTTTGCCACAGTTATGGGTGGATCTACTGTAGGTACTACCATGGGAAATCCCATAGTCAAGACACTTGCTTTATGCTTTTGCCGAGATGGTAAGGCAGACAAGCTAGCATCATCAAAAAGATGAAGTTGTCCAGGGTTTGCCAATACAGAAACAGCAGCTTTGGGATTACCCTCTGTTGGTCCAGAACTTGGTAACAAAATCATGTCCGCAAAAGAGCCGGCAAGTGTTATATCCATGCGACCAACACATGTCACTGTTTCCATCCTAGATGACCACTCTAAAGTTAACACCTGAACCACTCAGATCACTTATCAGACCAAACAATTGAAGGTAGAAAAACTCCAAACAACAGTTCAGTAAATGATTCAGTGATTGCAACATGAAAAGTGCCACATGATTACtacattttagtccttgatGTCATTTTTACAATGTACCATTCAAAAACTGGACCCAAGCCCCTAAAAAAGCTTACAATTTAAATAGCATCtgtatcatttaaaaaaaatgtatttgaatgcttgccttttcctttctctGTTAACAAAGATTGCAATGCTCTTTGAGAATTAAACTAATTCCTCACTTTGACTCTTCCACTCCCTCCATGCCCTGGCTGATAGATGCTAGAAGAAGAGTCAAAGGGAGGTTCTGTTGAGTCATAAACCAACTCTTGGGGGTTATTCATATAGTTACGAGCTATTCCAGTCCCACAAGACAGTTCACTCTATCAGTGACATCTATTCGAAAGTTTGAGTTTGTAACACacataacctcatagaaaacaatagaaacaaattatgaagctcaattctcaatcaagtcaatgttgaaggatgaaaaacaGCATTtaaattcaaagtcaaatccATTCTACAATTAAGTGTAGGTAGACTGATGCttgataattattgatttattttttattttttttgtatttagagAAAATTAGTGTTTGTTAGGAGTAAAATTGAAAGCAAAGGGGATGGAATTAAAGCTCTTAAGGTGCTGCATGAACATTTcaattgaacaagaaaaagacATCCTATCAGCAAAAAGAAACCTAAATAAAGACAAATATCAATAGGAATGACTAGAATTTCACTATACATGCATCGGTAAtgaattaacaattaaaaatgaaagGTACAAAATACTATGAAAGTCATGTTCCTTTTGAATTCTATTTTTGTAGTTGCTAAAAGCTAATCTAATGTACCAAGCCCAGACAATGGATTTGGAATGTAGATCTGAACCTATCCTTGAAAATCATGTGGGCTTTTCCAATAGCAAGACTTACAtttcatattatgttttttattcttttaaagaatCTGAAGTGCTTTCTCATAagagataaaaagagagagaacagTATACAAATGTAtgccaacaaaaataaagaaatagtaaattgctaagaagaaaaataactcACTGTTAGAACTTCTTCAGATCCTATTTCATCACCACCATAGATAAACAATCGGCCATCACCATCATTGCTAGGTCTATCACTTGTGGACCAGTGTAAAACAATAATAGGGAGCCTCTTTTCAGCTGATGATAATTGTAACTTAACAAT of Populus trichocarpa isolate Nisqually-1 chromosome 16, P.trichocarpa_v4.1, whole genome shotgun sequence contains these proteins:
- the LOC7466079 gene encoding uncharacterized protein LOC7466079 isoform X4 — translated: MSVLKYDSEDAKLLWLPYRITADSLKEAAGFPSPDHQPIVGVLPQPHSSGNRVLIAYQNGLIVLWDVSEGQILFVGGGKDLQLKDDSKNEVDPNIPKDTSHHHLEEKEITALSWASSKGSILAVGYLDGDILFWKTSTTSSTRGQKNESTNSNIVKLQLSSAEKRLPIIVLHWSTSDRPSNDGDGRLFIYGGDEIGSEEVLTVLTLEWSSRMETVTCVGRMDITLAGSFADMILLPSSGPTEGNPKAAVSVLANPGQLHLFDDASLSALPSRQKHKASVLTMGFPMVVPTVDPPITVAKFITLPSGGNSSKMFSEIASATKRGSTPFQGGSANWPLTGGVPSHLSFTEHTGVERVYIAGYLDGSVRLWDATYPALSLICIVEGEVENIEVAGFSDPVTNLDFCSLTLSLAVGNKCGLVRIYNLDGSSDETTFHFLIDTKHEVHTMPQGKGPPLRAVFSLLNSPILALQFANYGAKLAVGLECGRVVVLDMSSLAVLFSTESVSSSCSPVISVNWVECINTCSLVKSPKHSDSNMPINPTEQVMFFLTKDATLYMIDGGTGSMISSHPWHPKKKSVAISMYVIDGSPSVPGLTDGKQLESDQNFIAKNESEHTTTSTGISSHNNEHHSSVNTLTREKLLDSFILLCCEDSLHLYSTKNVIQGNNKTICKVKHAKPCCWASTFRKQGNICGVVLLFQSGVIEIRSFSGLELVKETSLMSVLRWNFKANMEKMMSCDNGQITLAHGCELAFISLFSGENCFRIPESLPCLHDKVLAAAADAAFNFSSNQKKKQGTKPGILGGIVKGFKGGKVDHSVEITLNPKSDFSHLEGAFSKQPFSDSYRTAVDTEEVVELNIDDIEIDEPSLPTATTSSQDVKHMKREKWSEREQLLGATDDMKPKLRTPEEIMAKYRKAGDAASVAAHARKKLVERQEKLERISRRTEELQSGAEDFSSMANELVKLMEKRKWWQI
- the LOC7466079 gene encoding uncharacterized protein LOC7466079 isoform X3; its protein translation is MYIGDEHGSMSVLKYDSEDAKLLWLPYRITADSLKEAAGFPSPDHQPIVGVLPQPHSSGNRVLIAYQNGLIVLWDVSEGQILFVGGGKDLQLKDDSKNEVDPNIPKDTSHHHLEEKEITALSWASSKGSILAVGYLDGDILFWKTSTTSSTRGQKNESTNSNIVKLQLSSAEKRLPIIVLHWSTSDRPSNDGDGRLFIYGGDEIGSEEVLTVLTLEWSSRMETVTCVGRMDITLAGSFADMILLPSSGPTEGNPKAAVSVLANPGQLHLFDDASLSALPSRQKHKASVLTMGFPMVVPTVDPPITVAKFITLPSGGNSSKMFSEIASATKRGSTPFQGGSANWPLTGGVPSHLSFTEHTGVERVYIAGYLDGSVRLWDATYPALSLICIVEGEVENIEVAGFSDPVTNLDFCSLTLSLAVGNKCGLVRIYNLDGSSDETTFHFLIDTKHEVHTMPQGKGPPLRAVFSLLNSPILALQFANYGAKLAVGLECGRVVVLDMSSLAVLFSTESVSSSCSPVISVNWVECINTCSLVKSPKHSDSNMPINPTEQVMFFLTKDATLYMIDGGTGSMISSHPWHPKKKSVAISMYVIDGSPSVPGLTDGKQLESDQNFIAKNESEHTTTSTGISSHNNEHHSSVNTLTREKLLDSFILLCCEDSLHLYSTKNVIQGNNKTICKVKHAKPCCWASTFRKQGNICGVVLLFQSGVIEIRSFSGLELVKETSLMSVLRWNFKANMEKMMSCDNGQITLAHGCELAFISLFSGENCFRIPESLPCLHDKVLAAAADAAFNFSSNQKKKQGTKPGILGGIVKGFKGGKVDHSVEITLNPKSDFSHLEGAFSKQPFSDSYRTAVDTEEVVELNIDDIEIDEPSLPTATTSSQDVKHMKREKWSEREQLLGATDDMKPKLRTPEEIMAKYRKAGDAASVAAHARKKLVERQEKLERISRRTEELQSGAEDFSSMANELVKLMEKRKWWQI
- the LOC7466079 gene encoding uncharacterized protein LOC7466079 isoform X1 produces the protein MLSAKRLIQKAVLLHHHQNNEERSSLTAADFDLQVVIHYGIPSTASLLAFDPIQRLLAIATLDGRIKVIGGDGIEALFTSPKQLPYKNIEFLQNQGFLISISIENDIQVWNLESRCLACSLQWELNITAFSVISRSCFMYIGDEHGSMSVLKYDSEDAKLLWLPYRITADSLKEAAGFPSPDHQPIVGVLPQPHSSGNRVLIAYQNGLIVLWDVSEGQILFVGGGKDLQLKDDSKNEVDPNIPKDTSHHHLEEKEITALSWASSKGSILAVGYLDGDILFWKTSTTSSTRGQKNESTNSNIVKLQLSSAEKRLPIIVLHWSTSDRPSNDGDGRLFIYGGDEIGSEEVLTVLTLEWSSRMETVTCVGRMDITLAGSFADMILLPSSGPTEGNPKAAVSVLANPGQLHLFDDASLSALPSRQKHKASVLTMGFPMVVPTVDPPITVAKFITLPSGGNSSKMFSEIASATKRGSTPFQGGSANWPLTGGVPSHLSFTEHTGVERVYIAGYLDGSVRLWDATYPALSLICIVEGEVENIEVAGFSDPVTNLDFCSLTLSLAVGNKCGLVRIYNLDGSSDETTFHFLIDTKHEVHTMPQGKGPPLRAVFSLLNSPILALQFANYGAKLAVGLECGRVVVLDMSSLAVLFSTESVSSSCSPVISVNWVECINTCSLVKSPKHSDSNMPINPTEQVMFFLTKDATLYMIDGGTGSMISSHPWHPKKKSVAISMYVIDGSPSVPGLTDGKQLESDQNFIAKNESEHTTTSTGISSHNNEHHSSVNTLTREKLLDSFILLCCEDSLHLYSTKNVIQGNNKTICKVKHAKPCCWASTFRKQGNICGVVLLFQSGVIEIRSFSGLELVKETSLMSVLRWNFKANMEKMMSCDNGQITLAHGCELAFISLFSGENCFRIPESLPCLHDKVLAAAADAAFNFSSNQKKKQGTKPGILGGIVKGFKGGKVDHSVEITLNPKSDFSHLEGAFSKQPFSDSYRTAVDTEEVVELNIDDIEIDEPSLPTATTSSQDVKHMKREKWSEREQLLGATDDMKPKLRTPEEIMAKYRKAGDAASVAAHARKKLVERQEKLERISRRTEELQSGAEDFSSMANELVKLMEKRKWWQI